The Pantoea vagans genome contains the following window.
ATATTGGCATTTGCCGCTTTCAGATTGTGCTCAGCCTGCAACACGTCAGGGCGATTATTTAACGCGTCAGATGATACCCCAGCCGGCACGCTACGCAGCGCATTGCCAATCGACTCAATGCTCTCCGGCAGCAGGTTATCCGGCACGCTTTTTCCCACCACCAGATCGAGCGCATTTTTATCCTGCGCCACACTGGTGGTATAGCTGGCCACATCCGCCTGCGCAGACTGATAGGTGGTTTCAGCCGAAGCGACATCCACCATCGAATCCACGCCGTTTTGCATGCGTTTGCGCGTGACCTCAAGTGACTGTCGCGCGCTTTCCGCCGTCTCTTTGGCGATGGCCAAATTGCTGCGATCGGCGGCCAGCTGCAACCAGTAATCCACGGTGTTGTACAGCACCGTCAGGCGCGTACTGCGCGCGCCCTCCAGCGTGCCGAGATAGGTTTCATATTGCTGGCGCGTCAGACTCTGGTTTTTGCCAAACAGATCCAACTCGAAGGAGCTGACGCTGCCCTCTGCGGTATAGCTACTGCTCAGCGCGGTTTGATTGCCTTCCCCGGTCAGGGCGCGTGAGCGTGTGCCGCTCACACCCGCACTGAGGGAAGGGAACAGATCGGCTCGCTCCTCACCATACTGCGCATGCGCAGATTTCACGCTGGCCACCGCTTCACGCAAATCACGGCTGCTGTCGAGCGCCATCGCCACCACCTGACGCAACTTCGCATCCAGCACATAATTCTGCCAGCTGATATCGCGATAGTTCGCCGCAGTGCCCTGCTGATTACGATAGGCATCGCCGGCCGGTGTTGTGGTGCTGACCGCATCTTTCGGACGATCATAATGCGGATCGAGTGACACGCAGCCCGCAAGGAAGCACGGCAAAAACACCATTAGAAGTTTTGCAGACATATTACTCCTCCGCCTTAACAGCAGATTCAGTTGACTGTGCATCGTCATGCGGAATCGCCGGGAACACGCGACGGACCAGAACAAAGAACAGCGGAACAAAGAAGATGGCCAGCAAGGTGGCGGTCAAGGTACCGCCGATAATGCCGGTACCAATGGCGATACGGCTGTTGGCCCCCGCGCCCGTGGATATCGCCAACGGCAGCACCCCAGCGGTAAACGCCAGCGAGGTCATAATGATCGGACGCAAACGCATCGACGCAGCATGAATCGCTGCTTTGACCAGGTTCTCCCCTTTGCGGTAATTCTCCTCAGCAAACTCGACGATCAGAATCGCGTTCTTCGCCGACAGCCCGATAATGGTCAGCAACGCCACCTGGAAATAAACATCGTTTTCCAACCCGCGCAGGCTGATCGCCAGCAACGAACCAATCACCCCTAACGGCACCACCATCATCACCGAGAACGGCACTGACCAGCTTTCATACAGCGCCGCGAGGCACAGGAACACCACAATCAGTGAGATGCCATACAGAGACATCGCCTGGTTACCCGAGAGTTTTTCCTGATAAGAGAGCCCACTCCACGCGAAGGTCGTTCCGGCCGGCAGTTTCGCCGCCAGTTTTTCCATCGCGGTGATGGCGTCACCCGAACTTTTACCGGATGCGGCCGATCCTTCAATCTCGTAGGAAGCCAAACCGTTATAACGTGACAGCACATCTGGACCGTACGCCCATTGGGAGGTAGCAAACGACGAGAACGGC
Protein-coding sequences here:
- a CDS encoding efflux transporter outer membrane subunit, giving the protein MSAKLLMVFLPCFLAGCVSLDPHYDRPKDAVSTTTPAGDAYRNQQGTAANYRDISWQNYVLDAKLRQVVAMALDSSRDLREAVASVKSAHAQYGEERADLFPSLSAGVSGTRSRALTGEGNQTALSSSYTAEGSVSSFELDLFGKNQSLTRQQYETYLGTLEGARSTRLTVLYNTVDYWLQLAADRSNLAIAKETAESARQSLEVTRKRMQNGVDSMVDVASAETTYQSAQADVASYTTSVAQDKNALDLVVGKSVPDNLLPESIESIGNALRSVPAGVSSDALNNRPDVLQAEHNLKAANANIGAARANFFPSISLTASGGVGSSDLSSLFKNGAGVWSFAPSISLPIFKGGYNVAYLNYTKAQKEYYVAVYEKAVQTAFQEVADALARRGTINDQLTSQRNNVAASQTYYHLADLRYQNGVDTYLNALTAQRTLYTARTSLVSVEQAYYQNLNTFYKVMGGGTALKESELKL